In Pseudoduganella albidiflava, a single window of DNA contains:
- a CDS encoding catalase codes for MTTPPTRQSSGVDGAGSILSTVSGPSSAAPPQSLGNNNPQGDVLLEKQAGGMDLAAQTTHNANKPGEYGDAARTPQAGQTAKPSTDLATASTAAEGIASPKTGGGQPPIGVNNTNAPLDRVRADSSGQVLTTNQGVPVANNQDSLKAGLRGPTLMEDFILREKITHFDHERIPERIVHARGSAAHGYFESYEDLSAITRAAPFAQAGKKTPVFVRFSTVAGERGSTDTARDVRGFAVKFYTDEGNWDLVGNNIPVFFIQDAMKFPDLVHALKPEPHNAMPQAASAHDTFWDFVSLMPESMHMLMWAMSDRAIPRSYRMMQGFGVHTFRLVNAAGESVFVKFHWTPLQGTHSLVWDEAVKISGADPDFHRRDLWEAIEAGEFPEWELGLQVFTEEQADSFEFDVLDATKLVPEELVPVKPVGRMVLNRNPDNFFAETEQVAFCTAHVIPGIDFTNDPLLHGRIHSYVDTQLSRLGGPNFHEIPINAPVTQVHNNQRDGMHRQTINRGRVSYEPNSLGGGCPFQGGRMGFTSFPQQTFVEDKVRGKPELFADHYSQARLFWQSQTPVERSHIIGAFRFELTRVTVPAIRKRTLSMLANVDASLVNAVASGLGMPVPDPQPMATTRPLPAYRTSAGLSLLARPGQVGIHTRRVAILVADGVDVAGVRTIYESLLADGAVPRVVSSRLGQVTGADSATLDVEITLEAGPAVIYDAVVVPAGEQCAQTLAADANALDFLRQQYRHCKPIMVVDAGAQLLAKAGIPAALRDGSPDPGIIGAQPVDAAAALAAFKEALAQHRVWVRESDPPAV; via the coding sequence ATGACCACCCCTCCCACCAGGCAGTCCTCCGGCGTCGACGGTGCCGGCTCCATCCTCTCCACTGTTTCAGGTCCTTCCAGCGCGGCGCCGCCGCAATCGCTGGGCAACAACAATCCGCAGGGCGACGTGCTGCTGGAAAAGCAGGCCGGTGGCATGGACCTGGCCGCGCAAACCACGCATAACGCCAACAAGCCCGGCGAGTACGGCGATGCCGCGCGCACGCCGCAAGCCGGGCAGACCGCCAAGCCGTCGACCGATCTCGCCACCGCCAGCACCGCCGCGGAAGGCATCGCCTCGCCGAAGACCGGCGGTGGCCAGCCGCCGATCGGCGTCAACAACACCAATGCGCCGCTGGACCGCGTGCGCGCCGATTCGAGCGGCCAGGTGCTGACCACCAACCAGGGCGTGCCGGTGGCGAACAACCAGGATTCGCTGAAGGCGGGCCTGCGCGGCCCCACGCTGATGGAAGACTTCATCCTGCGCGAAAAGATCACGCACTTCGACCATGAGCGCATCCCCGAGCGCATCGTGCACGCCCGCGGCTCGGCGGCGCACGGTTATTTCGAAAGCTACGAGGACCTGTCGGCCATCACGCGCGCGGCGCCGTTCGCCCAGGCCGGCAAGAAGACCCCGGTCTTCGTGCGCTTCTCCACCGTGGCCGGCGAACGGGGCTCCACCGATACCGCGCGCGACGTGCGCGGCTTCGCCGTCAAGTTCTATACGGACGAGGGTAACTGGGACCTGGTGGGCAACAACATCCCCGTGTTCTTCATCCAGGACGCGATGAAGTTCCCCGACCTGGTGCATGCGCTGAAGCCCGAGCCGCACAATGCGATGCCCCAGGCGGCCAGCGCGCACGACACCTTCTGGGACTTCGTTTCGCTGATGCCCGAGTCGATGCACATGCTGATGTGGGCCATGTCGGACCGCGCGATCCCGCGCAGCTACCGCATGATGCAGGGCTTCGGCGTGCATACCTTCCGCCTGGTGAACGCGGCCGGCGAATCGGTGTTCGTCAAGTTCCACTGGACGCCGCTGCAGGGCACGCATTCGCTGGTGTGGGACGAAGCGGTCAAGATCAGCGGCGCCGATCCCGACTTCCACCGCCGCGACCTGTGGGAAGCCATCGAGGCGGGCGAATTCCCCGAATGGGAACTGGGCCTGCAGGTCTTCACCGAGGAACAGGCCGACAGCTTCGAGTTCGACGTGCTCGATGCCACCAAGCTGGTGCCGGAAGAGCTGGTGCCGGTGAAGCCGGTGGGCCGCATGGTGCTGAACCGTAACCCCGACAACTTCTTCGCCGAGACCGAGCAGGTGGCCTTCTGCACGGCCCATGTCATTCCCGGCATCGACTTCACCAACGATCCGCTGTTGCACGGCCGCATCCACTCCTATGTGGATACGCAGCTGTCGCGCCTGGGCGGGCCGAACTTCCACGAGATCCCGATCAACGCGCCGGTCACGCAGGTACACAACAACCAGCGCGACGGCATGCACCGCCAGACGATCAACCGCGGCCGCGTGTCCTATGAACCCAACTCGCTGGGCGGCGGCTGCCCGTTCCAGGGCGGCCGCATGGGCTTCACGAGCTTCCCGCAGCAGACCTTCGTGGAGGACAAGGTGCGCGGCAAGCCCGAGCTGTTCGCCGACCATTATTCGCAGGCCCGCCTGTTCTGGCAGAGCCAGACACCGGTCGAGCGCTCGCACATCATCGGCGCATTCCGCTTCGAGCTCACGCGCGTGACGGTGCCGGCGATCCGCAAGCGCACGCTGTCGATGCTGGCCAACGTGGATGCGTCGCTGGTCAATGCCGTCGCCTCCGGCCTCGGCATGCCGGTACCCGATCCACAGCCGATGGCCACCACGCGGCCGCTGCCGGCCTACCGCACGTCGGCCGGGCTGTCGCTGCTGGCGCGGCCGGGGCAGGTGGGCATCCACACGCGCCGCGTCGCGATCCTGGTCGCCGACGGCGTGGACGTGGCCGGTGTGCGCACCATCTACGAATCGCTGCTCGCCGATGGCGCGGTGCCGCGGGTCGTGTCCTCGCGGCTGGGGCAGGTCACGGGTGCCGACAGCGCCACGCTGGACGTGGAAATCACGCTGGAAGCCGGGCCGGCCGTGATCTACGACGCCGTCGTGGTGCCGGCCGGCGAACAGTGCGCGCAAACCCTGGCGGCCGATGCGAACGCGCTCGACTTCCTGCGGCAGCAGTACCGCCACTGCAAGCCGATCATGGTGGTCGATGCCGGCGCGCAGCTGCTGGCCAAGGCCGGCATCCCCGCCGCGCTGCGCGACGGTTCGCCCGACCCGGGCATCATCGGCGCCCAGCCGGTCGATGCCGCCGCCGCGCTGGCCGCGTTCAAGGAAGCGCTGGCGCAGCACCGCGTGTGGGTGCGCGAAAGCGATCCGCCGGCCGTGTAA
- a CDS encoding MFS transporter, whose product MDVYAPQTWKPHERPMLPGSPSSPLHSTPRRMAYLLVGFIVALTGGLGNALVTVNLVYAQGSLGVYSAEIQWLPAVYVMASVSMNLLLVKFRQQFGLRLFTELFLVLYALATLAHLFVHGLGSAILVRAASGMSGAALTTLGLYYTLQGFPAQHRLKGVVLGVGFSQLALPIARIFSTELLEIAEWRGLYFFELGMCLLSLGCVLLLKLPPGDRIRAFEKLDFLTFALFAPGVALLCAVLGLGRTVWWFEAPWLGWCLAGSIVLVTAAVTIEHNRANPLLNIRWLTTASMLRLALSVVLIRIVQSEATGTVGFLQALGLQNDQMRELWLVTLAASIAGMVASALTIAPSRVQTSLMFALLLMALGAWMDAHATNLTRPAQMYISQALLAFAGVFFIGPVFVSGFGAIIAQPKNLISFSLMFSMTQNLGGLLGSALVGTVQVLREKYHSSQLVEHLTLIDPLVASRVQGSGAALAGTLADPALRSAQGIASLGAAATREANILAYNDVFLLISIVAVATLAWMLAHYLWQMCTACRPAAPVQNAQTGMAKVSLDNSGST is encoded by the coding sequence ATGGACGTCTACGCCCCGCAAACCTGGAAGCCCCACGAACGGCCGATGTTGCCGGGGTCGCCGTCGTCGCCGCTCCATTCGACTCCCCGCCGCATGGCCTACCTGCTGGTCGGCTTCATCGTCGCGCTGACGGGCGGCCTGGGCAATGCGCTGGTCACCGTCAACCTCGTCTATGCGCAAGGTTCGCTGGGCGTCTACTCGGCCGAGATCCAGTGGCTGCCCGCCGTGTACGTGATGGCCAGCGTGTCGATGAACCTGCTGCTGGTGAAATTCCGCCAGCAGTTCGGCCTGCGGCTGTTCACCGAACTGTTCCTGGTGCTGTACGCGCTGGCCACGCTGGCCCACCTGTTCGTGCACGGCCTCGGCTCGGCGATCCTGGTGCGCGCGGCCAGCGGCATGTCGGGTGCCGCGCTCACCACGCTGGGCCTGTACTACACGCTGCAAGGGTTCCCGGCGCAGCACCGGCTGAAGGGCGTGGTGCTGGGCGTGGGCTTCTCGCAGCTGGCGCTGCCGATCGCGCGGATCTTCTCCACCGAACTATTGGAGATCGCCGAATGGCGCGGCCTGTATTTCTTCGAGCTGGGCATGTGCCTGCTGTCGCTGGGCTGCGTGCTGCTGCTGAAGCTGCCGCCGGGCGACCGCATCCGCGCGTTCGAGAAACTCGATTTCCTCACCTTCGCGCTGTTCGCGCCCGGCGTGGCGCTGCTGTGCGCCGTGCTGGGCCTGGGGCGCACCGTGTGGTGGTTCGAGGCGCCCTGGCTGGGCTGGTGCCTGGCCGGGTCGATCGTGCTGGTCACCGCCGCCGTGACGATCGAGCACAATCGCGCCAATCCGCTGTTGAATATCCGCTGGCTGACCACCGCCAGCATGCTGCGCCTGGCCCTGTCCGTGGTGCTGATCCGCATCGTGCAATCGGAAGCCACCGGCACGGTCGGCTTCCTGCAGGCGCTGGGCCTGCAGAACGACCAGATGCGCGAGCTGTGGCTCGTCACGCTGGCCGCCAGCATCGCCGGCATGGTGGCCAGCGCGCTGACGATCGCGCCGAGCCGGGTACAGACATCGCTGATGTTCGCCCTGCTGCTGATGGCGCTGGGCGCCTGGATGGACGCGCACGCCACCAACCTGACGCGGCCGGCGCAGATGTACATCAGCCAGGCCTTGCTGGCGTTCGCCGGCGTGTTCTTCATCGGCCCCGTGTTCGTCTCCGGCTTCGGCGCGATCATCGCCCAGCCGAAGAACCTGATCAGCTTTTCACTGATGTTTTCCATGACGCAGAACCTGGGCGGCCTGCTGGGTTCCGCGCTGGTGGGCACGGTGCAGGTGCTGCGCGAGAAATACCATTCCAGCCAGCTGGTCGAGCACCTGACCCTGATCGATCCGCTGGTGGCCAGCCGCGTGCAGGGCAGCGGCGCCGCGCTGGCCGGCACGCTGGCCGATCCGGCGCTGCGCAGCGCGCAGGGCATCGCCTCGCTCGGCGCGGCGGCCACCCGCGAGGCCAACATCCTCGCCTATAACGATGTCTTCCTGCTGATCAGCATCGTCGCCGTGGCCACGCTGGCGTGGATGCTGGCGCACTACCTGTGGCAGATGTGCACCGCGTGCCGTCCCGCCGCGCCGGTGCAGAATGCCCAGACGGGCATGGCCAAGGTTTCCCTCGACAATTCCGGATCGACATGA
- a CDS encoding HlyD family secretion protein, which produces MSANDTTPPTPAAAPAPAPAPAPAAAPPAAAPGQPDRPHQWLAIVGFSLVALVGVLIVLYAWRLPPFTSPIVSTENALVRGQVTVIGTQLSGYVTQVHVQDFQHVKQGDLLVEIDRRVYEQRYQQAEAQLAAQRAALENWGQSRRSAAATIALQEAALANARAQATRAKADLARVEELVQDGSLSQRERDAQRAAHAQAQAAVAQAQANVEISRQQSQSVTVNRAALEAAVANAAAALKAAKVDLDNTRIQAPSDGQLGQVGVRRGAFVNSGAQLMGLVPRQMWVIANLKETQMNGVRVGQSATFKVDALDGAMLTGQVERISPATGSEFSVLPADNATGNYVKIAQRIPVRIRIDPGQKLADRLRPGMSVIVSIDTSAELNDAEARQ; this is translated from the coding sequence ATGAGCGCAAACGATACGACACCCCCAACTCCAGCCGCCGCACCTGCACCCGCACCCGCACCCGCACCGGCTGCCGCGCCGCCGGCCGCGGCGCCGGGCCAGCCCGACCGGCCGCACCAGTGGCTGGCCATCGTCGGCTTTTCGCTGGTCGCGCTGGTGGGCGTGCTGATCGTGCTGTACGCGTGGCGGCTGCCGCCGTTCACCAGCCCGATCGTGTCGACCGAGAACGCGCTGGTGCGCGGGCAGGTGACCGTGATCGGTACCCAGTTGTCCGGCTATGTCACGCAGGTGCACGTGCAGGATTTCCAGCATGTGAAGCAGGGCGACCTGCTGGTGGAGATCGACCGCCGCGTCTACGAGCAGCGTTACCAGCAGGCCGAGGCGCAACTGGCGGCGCAGCGGGCGGCGCTGGAAAACTGGGGCCAGTCGCGCCGCAGCGCCGCCGCCACCATCGCCCTGCAGGAAGCGGCGCTGGCCAATGCGCGGGCGCAGGCCACCCGCGCGAAGGCCGACCTGGCGCGTGTCGAGGAGCTGGTGCAGGACGGTTCGCTGTCGCAGCGCGAGCGCGATGCGCAGCGGGCCGCCCACGCCCAGGCCCAGGCGGCCGTCGCGCAGGCGCAGGCCAACGTGGAAATCTCGCGGCAGCAGTCGCAATCGGTGACCGTCAACCGCGCCGCGCTGGAGGCGGCGGTGGCCAATGCGGCGGCGGCGCTGAAGGCGGCGAAGGTAGACCTGGACAACACCCGCATCCAGGCGCCGTCGGATGGCCAGCTGGGCCAGGTGGGCGTACGGCGCGGCGCGTTCGTCAACTCGGGCGCGCAGCTGATGGGGCTCGTGCCGCGCCAGATGTGGGTGATCGCCAACCTGAAGGAAACCCAGATGAATGGCGTGCGTGTCGGCCAGAGCGCCACGTTCAAGGTCGACGCGCTCGATGGCGCGATGCTGACCGGCCAGGTCGAACGCATTTCGCCGGCCACCGGCTCGGAGTTTTCCGTGCTGCCCGCCGATAACGCTACCGGCAACTATGTGAAGATCGCCCAGCGCATTCCGGTGCGGATCCGCATCGATCCGGGCCAGAAGCTGGCCGACCGGCTGCGGCCCGGCATGTCCGTCATCGTCAGCATCGATACGTCGGCCGAGCTCAATGACGCGGAGGCGCGGCAATGA
- a CDS encoding efflux transporter outer membrane subunit, whose protein sequence is MKTVVPVLVAGMVAAALAGCAAKVGAPPASRLQVPAQWRAPIPEGATALPVDAQWWQGFGDPALAALVTAALANNGDLRLARERIEDYRARVRAAAAAQQPTLSFDTSPARARALSPATGRPYVANAFQAEFQAAYEIDVWGRLANATEAAAATLRGEQASLDAVALSIAANVATGYLNLRGLDAQLELARATLQLRERSRDLARRQFEVGYSSRLEWLQAQAEYDTAAEQVPQLQRQIFEQENALSLLAGASPGPIARGKALAELVPPPVPAGLPSDLLRRRPDIARAEQAIAAASAQLAATRDQLLPTFRLTAAGGIQSTDLSDLLHGPTRLWRLAGTLVAPLYDGGRVQAATDSAAVQRNQALIAYENTVRQAFAETENGLDAITRLREQVVQNDARRATAAETLRIAHNRYANGYAAYLEELDAQRSLYAADVARLQLRARLLAASVDLYRAMGGGWTAPGQ, encoded by the coding sequence ATGAAGACTGTGGTGCCGGTGCTCGTGGCGGGGATGGTCGCAGCGGCGCTCGCCGGTTGTGCCGCGAAGGTCGGCGCGCCGCCGGCGTCACGCCTCCAGGTGCCGGCGCAGTGGCGGGCGCCGATCCCGGAGGGTGCCACGGCGTTGCCCGTGGATGCGCAATGGTGGCAGGGGTTCGGCGATCCGGCGCTGGCGGCGCTGGTGACCGCGGCGCTGGCGAACAACGGCGACCTGCGCCTGGCGCGCGAGCGGATCGAGGATTACCGGGCGCGCGTGCGCGCCGCGGCCGCCGCGCAGCAGCCCACGCTGTCGTTCGACACCTCGCCCGCGCGGGCACGGGCGCTGTCGCCCGCGACGGGACGGCCCTACGTGGCCAATGCATTCCAGGCCGAGTTCCAGGCCGCCTACGAGATCGATGTGTGGGGCCGGCTGGCCAACGCCACCGAGGCCGCCGCGGCCACGCTGCGCGGCGAGCAGGCCAGCCTGGATGCCGTGGCGCTGTCGATCGCCGCCAACGTGGCCACCGGCTACCTGAACCTGCGCGGGCTCGATGCGCAGCTGGAACTGGCCCGGGCCACCCTGCAACTGCGCGAGCGTTCGCGCGACCTGGCGCGCCGCCAGTTCGAGGTGGGCTACAGCTCGCGCCTGGAATGGCTGCAGGCGCAGGCCGAATACGACACGGCGGCCGAACAGGTCCCGCAACTGCAGCGGCAGATCTTCGAGCAGGAAAACGCGCTGTCGCTGCTGGCGGGTGCTTCGCCGGGCCCGATCGCGCGGGGCAAGGCGCTGGCCGAACTGGTGCCGCCGCCGGTGCCGGCCGGCTTGCCGTCGGACCTGCTGCGCCGCCGGCCCGACATCGCGCGCGCCGAACAGGCCATCGCGGCCGCCAGCGCCCAGCTGGCCGCCACGCGCGACCAGTTGCTGCCCACTTTCCGCCTCACGGCCGCCGGCGGCATCCAGTCCACCGATCTGTCCGACCTGCTGCACGGGCCCACCCGCCTGTGGCGCCTCGCCGGCACGCTGGTGGCGCCGCTGTACGACGGGGGCCGGGTGCAGGCCGCCACCGATTCCGCCGCCGTGCAGCGCAACCAGGCGCTCATCGCTTACGAGAATACGGTGCGGCAGGCGTTCGCCGAGACGGAAAACGGCCTCGATGCCATCACGCGGCTGCGCGAGCAGGTGGTGCAGAACGACGCGCGCCGCGCCACCGCCGCCGAAACGCTGCGCATTGCCCACAACCGCTACGCCAACGGCTATGCGGCCTACCTGGAGGAACTCGATGCGCAGCGCAGCCTGTATGCGGCGGACGTGGCGCGCCTGCAACTGCGCGCGCGGCTGCTGGCCGCGTCGGTGGACCTGTACCGGGCGATGGGGGGAGGGTGGACCGCGCCTGGTCAGTAG
- a CDS encoding GNAT family N-acetyltransferase, giving the protein MDYHITLTTPRLTLRPPRPGDEDDLMAIHGDPEVMRYFSERAWTDPARPAQQIASDAAAFAAREHFRFAIVLNETGRQIGNCGLVRPHWPNRRCEVGYALGRAHWGKGYINEALRALLEFAFVELDMHRLEADVDPRNTGSTGALERLGFQREGLLRERWIVGGEVCDSLLYGLLRREWEANARQDR; this is encoded by the coding sequence ATGGACTACCACATTACCCTGACTACCCCGCGCCTGACCCTGCGCCCGCCACGCCCCGGCGATGAAGACGACCTGATGGCGATCCATGGCGATCCCGAGGTGATGCGCTACTTCAGCGAGCGTGCATGGACCGATCCCGCACGTCCCGCGCAGCAGATCGCCAGCGATGCCGCAGCCTTCGCGGCACGCGAACACTTCCGCTTCGCCATCGTTCTCAACGAGACCGGCCGGCAGATCGGCAATTGCGGCCTGGTCCGGCCGCACTGGCCGAACCGCCGCTGCGAGGTGGGCTACGCGCTGGGCCGTGCGCACTGGGGCAAGGGTTATATCAACGAAGCGCTGCGGGCGCTGCTGGAATTCGCGTTCGTCGAGCTGGACATGCACCGGCTCGAGGCCGACGTCGACCCGCGCAACACCGGGTCCACCGGCGCGCTGGAGCGCCTGGGCTTCCAGCGCGAGGGCTTGCTGCGCGAACGGTGGATCGTCGGCGGCGAGGTCTGCGATTCGTTGCTGTACGGCCTGCTACGGCGCGAGTGGGAAGCGAACGCCAGACAGGACCGGTGA
- a CDS encoding methyl-accepting chemotaxis protein, protein MHAFRHASIATKLYSAFALVLLFTVILAVFSIARVNQIDAALDSANALRRTQLDPLLDAREALAQTGIAARNAFIFHDAAAAARELDIVDRQKALYLAELDKLEPLLRDQAQFAKVREGMLQMARELERPRKYRAANEMEAYGVFLVEECSPLRRRIVADIEVLMSELEQRNEVATAAASEQAASARWWIGALAIVCALLCVAIGTAIVRGLLRQLGGEPGYATSVARAIARGELHRPVDTGRAHEKSLLHAMGSMRDGLAGIVTEVRGGTVAIASASAEIASGNADLSARTEAQAQALVRVTASMEQLVDSVRTNAGYAEEASTLSRQASDVSRQGGEAVDSIVATMNLIGASSKKIVDIIAVIDGIAFQTNILALNAAVEAARAGEQGRGFAVVASEVRNLAHRSAAAAKEVKQLIEDSVAKVDTGTVLVGAAGTTMKDVVEGIARVSAIMENISAVTRTQSSDIESVGQAIGQLDAMTLQNAALVEQASSAAQALRLQADQLAGVVDTFQLEPANAGSPRLALGGA, encoded by the coding sequence ATGCACGCCTTCCGTCACGCAAGCATCGCTACCAAGCTGTACTCGGCCTTTGCCCTGGTCCTGCTGTTTACCGTCATCCTTGCCGTCTTCTCGATTGCACGCGTGAACCAGATCGATGCGGCGCTCGACAGCGCCAACGCATTGCGCCGCACCCAGCTCGACCCGCTGCTGGACGCCCGCGAGGCGCTGGCGCAGACCGGCATCGCGGCGCGCAACGCCTTCATCTTCCACGACGCCGCGGCAGCCGCGCGCGAACTGGATATCGTCGATCGGCAAAAGGCGCTGTACCTGGCCGAACTGGACAAGCTGGAGCCGCTGCTGCGCGACCAGGCGCAATTCGCCAAGGTCCGTGAAGGCATGCTGCAGATGGCGCGCGAGCTGGAGCGGCCACGCAAGTACCGCGCGGCGAACGAGATGGAAGCGTACGGGGTGTTCCTCGTCGAGGAATGCAGCCCGCTGCGCCGGCGCATCGTGGCCGACATCGAAGTGCTGATGAGCGAACTGGAACAGCGCAACGAAGTCGCCACCGCTGCCGCCAGCGAACAGGCGGCGTCGGCGCGCTGGTGGATCGGCGCGCTGGCCATCGTCTGCGCCCTGCTGTGCGTGGCCATCGGTACCGCCATCGTGCGCGGCCTGCTGCGCCAGCTGGGCGGTGAACCCGGCTACGCCACCAGCGTGGCGCGCGCCATTGCCCGCGGCGAACTGCACCGCCCGGTGGATACCGGCCGCGCCCACGAGAAAAGCCTGCTGCACGCCATGGGCTCGATGCGCGATGGCCTGGCCGGCATCGTTACCGAGGTGCGCGGCGGAACGGTGGCGATCGCCTCGGCCTCCGCCGAAATCGCTTCGGGCAACGCCGACCTGTCGGCCCGCACCGAAGCACAGGCACAGGCGCTGGTGCGGGTGACGGCGTCGATGGAGCAGCTGGTCGATTCCGTCCGCACCAATGCCGGCTACGCGGAAGAAGCCAGCACCCTGTCGCGCCAGGCCTCGGATGTGTCGCGCCAGGGCGGCGAGGCGGTGGACAGCATCGTCGCCACGATGAACCTGATCGGCGCATCGTCGAAGAAGATCGTCGACATCATCGCCGTGATCGATGGCATCGCCTTCCAGACCAATATCCTGGCCCTGAATGCGGCCGTGGAAGCGGCCCGCGCCGGCGAACAGGGGCGCGGCTTCGCCGTCGTCGCCAGCGAGGTGCGCAACCTGGCGCACCGCTCCGCCGCCGCCGCGAAGGAAGTCAAGCAGCTGATCGAGGATTCGGTCGCCAAGGTCGATACCGGCACGGTGCTGGTCGGCGCCGCGGGCACCACCATGAAGGACGTGGTCGAGGGCATCGCCCGCGTGTCGGCGATCATGGAAAACATCTCGGCCGTGACGCGCACGCAAAGCAGCGACATCGAATCGGTCGGCCAGGCCATCGGCCAGCTGGATGCGATGACGCTGCAGAATGCCGCGCTGGTCGAGCAGGCATCCTCGGCGGCGCAAGCGCTGCGCCTGCAAGCCGACCAGCTGGCCGGCGTGGTCGACACGTTCCAGCTCGAGCCCGCCAATGCGGGCTCCCCCAGGCTGGCGCTGGGCGGCGCCTGA
- a CDS encoding GAF domain-containing protein, with translation MSDTDDPILTTTAAARLLGVATSTVQMWMESGAIASWKTPGGHRRTRLSAIDRLLERTPGGSAATVGQAVEAALSPVSPAEFQPHQAPGYPVDRGEAARLAALETSRLVDTAAEARFDRIVRLAAQVTGSPIALVSLLTSTRQWFKARVGIEAQETPREWAFCSHAVLAGEPFVVEDAAADPRFRDNPLVQGDPKIRFYAGVPLRDSAGLALGTLCVIDREPRKLRGAELQALIDLADIASEEMAKG, from the coding sequence ATGAGCGATACCGACGATCCCATCCTGACCACCACCGCCGCGGCGCGCCTGCTCGGCGTTGCCACCAGTACCGTCCAGATGTGGATGGAAAGCGGCGCGATCGCCTCCTGGAAGACACCGGGCGGGCACCGGCGCACCCGGCTTTCCGCGATCGACAGGCTGCTCGAACGCACGCCCGGCGGCTCGGCCGCCACTGTCGGCCAGGCCGTGGAGGCGGCCCTGTCGCCTGTCTCGCCGGCCGAATTCCAGCCGCACCAGGCGCCCGGCTATCCCGTGGACCGGGGCGAGGCGGCGCGCCTGGCTGCGCTGGAAACGTCGCGGCTGGTCGACACGGCGGCCGAAGCGCGTTTCGACCGCATCGTGCGTCTCGCCGCGCAAGTGACGGGTTCACCCATCGCGCTGGTGTCGTTGCTGACATCCACCCGGCAATGGTTCAAGGCGCGCGTGGGGATCGAGGCGCAGGAAACGCCGCGCGAGTGGGCGTTCTGCTCGCACGCGGTGCTGGCCGGCGAACCGTTCGTGGTGGAAGATGCCGCGGCCGACCCGCGTTTTCGCGACAATCCGCTGGTGCAGGGCGATCCGAAGATCCGCTTCTATGCCGGGGTGCCGCTGCGCGACTCCGCCGGCCTGGCACTGGGCACGCTGTGCGTGATCGACCGTGAACCGCGCAAGCTGCGCGGCGCGGAATTGCAGGCGCTGATCGACCTGGCCGATATCGCATCGGAAGAGATGGCGAAGGGCTGA